One Vigna radiata var. radiata cultivar VC1973A unplaced genomic scaffold, Vradiata_ver6 scaffold_359, whole genome shotgun sequence genomic window carries:
- the LOC106779150 gene encoding uncharacterized protein LOC106779150 isoform X1 produces MTLSTKPHRISRFDGRALLDFIRDSSHRRTPEKSEEEEELEEFVNFVRYWDLVKHRGKGCRSNLPQPSASKGSYSKVGFSYDGNGKEETHISEDDDGEDFNSDDSNNEGMEIIAKEYGVKRSRSRSRSYSPSYSRRYSRIIHFDDIHRSKPRTPKIEYITEFGSSGEADEPRLEGFSPPRSPTSQVDMLNRSEHWTFNSCQDRLDSLFSVQHISHIVV; encoded by the exons ATGACGCTCTCTACCAAGCCACACAGGATCAGCAG ATTTGATGGCCGTGCTCTCCTTGATTTCATTCGCGATTCTAGTCATAGACGCACTCCGGAAAAgtctgaagaagaagaagagttagaAGAGTTTGTTAATTTTGTGCGTTATTGGGATTTAGTAAAGCATCGCGGTAAAGGATGTAG ATCTAATTTACCACAGCCTTCTGCAAGTAAAGGATCTTACTCAAAGGTTGGGTTTTCTTATGATGGGAATGGAAAAGAAGAAACCCATATTTCagaagatgatgatggtgaAGATTTTAATAGTGATGATAGCAATAATGAAGGAATGGAAATAATTGCTAAAGAATATGGGGTTAAAAG GTCAAGGTCCAGATCACGGTCCTACTCTCCTTCGTACTCAAGGCGTTATTCACGTATTATTCATTTTGATGATATTCACCGGAGCAAACCAAGGACACCTAAAATAGAATACATAACTGAATTTGGGAGCTCTGGAGAAGCAGATGAACCCAGGCTTGAAGGATTTTCTCCACCAAGATCTCCTACATCTCAAGTTGATATGTTAAACCGGTCGGAGCACTGGACCTTTAATTCTTGCCAAGATAGATTGGACAGTCTTTTCTCTGTGCAGCATATCTCTCATATTGTTGTCTGA
- the LOC106779150 gene encoding uncharacterized protein LOC106779150 isoform X2, with protein sequence MLTSVMMEAKATAPFTSDRSNLPQPSASKGSYSKVGFSYDGNGKEETHISEDDDGEDFNSDDSNNEGMEIIAKEYGVKRSRSRSRSYSPSYSRRYSRIIHFDDIHRSKPRTPKIEYITEFGSSGEADEPRLEGFSPPRSPTSQVDMLNRSEHWTFNSCQDRLDSLFSVQHISHIVV encoded by the exons ATGTTAACAAGTGTAATGATGGAAGCCAAGGCTACTGCCCCGTTCACATCAGACAG ATCTAATTTACCACAGCCTTCTGCAAGTAAAGGATCTTACTCAAAGGTTGGGTTTTCTTATGATGGGAATGGAAAAGAAGAAACCCATATTTCagaagatgatgatggtgaAGATTTTAATAGTGATGATAGCAATAATGAAGGAATGGAAATAATTGCTAAAGAATATGGGGTTAAAAG GTCAAGGTCCAGATCACGGTCCTACTCTCCTTCGTACTCAAGGCGTTATTCACGTATTATTCATTTTGATGATATTCACCGGAGCAAACCAAGGACACCTAAAATAGAATACATAACTGAATTTGGGAGCTCTGGAGAAGCAGATGAACCCAGGCTTGAAGGATTTTCTCCACCAAGATCTCCTACATCTCAAGTTGATATGTTAAACCGGTCGGAGCACTGGACCTTTAATTCTTGCCAAGATAGATTGGACAGTCTTTTCTCTGTGCAGCATATCTCTCATATTGTTGTCTGA